In the genome of Gordonia rubripertincta, one region contains:
- the gyrB gene encoding DNA topoisomerase (ATP-hydrolyzing) subunit B: MADTNDTGPKKSKKKPSEYGADSINILEGLEAVRKRPGMYIGSTGERGLHHLIWEVVDNSVDEAMAGFASRVDVTLLEDGGVQVVDDGRGIPTGMHRTGVPTVEVVMTQLHAGGKFDSDAYAVSGGLHGVGISVVNALSTKVELEIENDGFHWEQTYSYAKPGPLEKGDATRKTGTTVRFWPDPDIFTETTRFNAETVARRLQEMAFLNKGLTITLTDQRPQAVEPPGDANGDEDAPATDVAEAVQTETEKAAAATKPKTRTYHYPDGLVDYIKHLNRTKQSIHNTVIGFSAKGEGHEVEIAMQWNAGYSESVHTFANTINTHEGGTHEEGFRAALTSTVNKYALEKKLIKEKDGKLTGDDIREGLAAVISAKVSDPQFEGQTKTKLGNTEIKGFVQRTCNEHLGHWFEANPAEAKIIVKKAADSAQARMAARRAREMVRRKTATDIGGLPGKLADCRSNDPTKCEVYIVEGDSAGGSAKSGRDSMYQAILPLRGKIINVEKARIDRVLKNAEVQSIITAFGTGIHDEFDIAKLRYHKIVLMADADVDGQHISTLLLTLLFRFMRPLIEHGHVFLAQPPLYKLKWQKSAPEFAYSDRERDGLLEAGRAAGKKINTDDGIQRYKGLGEMNAKELWETTMDPAVRVLRQVTLDDAAAADELFSILMGEDVAARRSFIARNAKDVRFLDV, from the coding sequence GTGGCCGACACCAACGACACCGGACCCAAGAAGAGCAAGAAGAAGCCGTCGGAGTACGGCGCCGACTCGATCAACATCCTCGAAGGTCTGGAAGCTGTCCGCAAACGGCCCGGCATGTACATCGGCTCCACCGGTGAACGCGGCCTGCATCACCTCATCTGGGAGGTCGTCGACAACTCGGTCGACGAGGCGATGGCCGGCTTCGCGAGCCGCGTCGACGTGACCCTCCTCGAGGACGGCGGCGTCCAGGTCGTCGACGACGGTCGTGGCATCCCGACCGGCATGCACCGGACCGGCGTCCCCACCGTCGAGGTCGTCATGACCCAGCTACACGCCGGCGGCAAGTTCGATTCCGATGCCTACGCGGTGTCGGGCGGTCTGCACGGCGTCGGCATCTCGGTCGTCAACGCGCTGTCGACCAAGGTCGAGCTCGAGATCGAGAACGACGGCTTCCACTGGGAGCAGACCTACTCCTACGCCAAGCCCGGTCCCCTGGAGAAGGGCGACGCCACGCGTAAGACCGGTACGACGGTGCGGTTCTGGCCGGACCCGGACATCTTCACCGAGACCACCCGGTTCAACGCCGAGACCGTGGCTCGTCGTCTGCAGGAGATGGCCTTCCTCAACAAGGGCCTGACCATCACGCTGACCGATCAGCGGCCCCAGGCCGTCGAGCCGCCGGGCGACGCCAACGGCGACGAGGACGCACCCGCGACCGATGTCGCCGAGGCCGTGCAGACGGAGACCGAGAAGGCCGCGGCCGCGACGAAGCCGAAAACCCGGACGTACCACTACCCGGACGGGCTCGTCGACTACATCAAGCACCTCAACCGCACCAAGCAGTCGATCCACAACACCGTCATCGGGTTCAGCGCCAAGGGCGAGGGCCACGAGGTCGAGATCGCGATGCAGTGGAACGCGGGCTACTCGGAGTCGGTGCACACCTTCGCCAACACGATCAACACCCACGAGGGCGGAACACACGAAGAGGGTTTCCGCGCGGCGCTGACCAGCACGGTCAACAAGTACGCCCTCGAGAAGAAGCTCATCAAGGAGAAGGACGGCAAGCTCACCGGCGACGACATCCGCGAGGGTCTCGCCGCGGTGATCTCGGCCAAGGTCTCCGACCCACAGTTCGAGGGCCAGACGAAGACCAAGCTCGGCAACACCGAGATCAAGGGCTTCGTCCAGCGCACCTGCAACGAGCACCTCGGTCACTGGTTCGAGGCGAATCCCGCCGAGGCCAAGATCATCGTCAAGAAGGCCGCCGACTCCGCCCAGGCCCGCATGGCCGCGCGTCGTGCGCGAGAGATGGTGCGCCGCAAGACCGCAACCGACATCGGTGGTCTCCCCGGCAAGCTCGCCGACTGCCGCAGCAACGACCCCACCAAGTGTGAGGTCTACATCGTGGAGGGCGACTCGGCCGGTGGCAGCGCCAAGTCCGGTCGCGACTCGATGTACCAGGCGATCCTCCCGTTGCGCGGCAAGATCATCAACGTCGAGAAGGCCCGCATCGACCGCGTCCTCAAGAACGCCGAGGTCCAGTCGATCATCACCGCCTTCGGCACCGGTATCCACGACGAATTCGACATCGCCAAGCTGCGCTATCACAAGATCGTGCTGATGGCCGACGCCGACGTGGACGGCCAGCACATCTCGACGCTGCTGCTGACGCTGTTGTTCCGCTTCATGCGCCCGCTCATCGAGCACGGTCACGTGTTCCTCGCGCAGCCACCGCTGTACAAGCTCAAGTGGCAGAAGTCCGCTCCGGAGTTCGCCTACTCCGACCGCGAGCGCGACGGACTGCTCGAGGCGGGTCGCGCGGCCGGCAAGAAGATCAACACCGACGACGGCATCCAGCGCTACAAGGGTCTCGGTGAGATGAACGCCAAGGAACTGTGGGAGACCACCATGGATCCGGCGGTGCGTGTCCTGCGCCAGGTGACGCTCGACGACGCCGCGGCGGCCGACGAACTGTTCTCCATCCTCATGGGTGAGGACGTCGCCGCACGTCGAAGCTTCATCGCCCGTAACGCGAAAGACGTTCGCTTCCTTGATGTCTGA
- the gyrA gene encoding DNA gyrase subunit A, with protein MTDTTLPPAGGEGDRIEPVDLGQEMQKSYIDYAMSVIVGRALPEVRDGLKPVHRRLLYASFDAGFRPDRSYVKSAKPVAETMGNYHPHGDTAIYDALVRLAQPWSMRYPLIDGQGNFGSRGNDGAAAMRYTEARLTPLAMEMLRDIGEETVDFTPNYDGKTQEPTVLPARIPNLLINGSGGIAVGMATNMPPHNLNEVADAVFWALEHHDADDETTLAACMECIKGPDFPTAGLIVGSQGIRDAYTTGRGSIRMRSVVDIEENKGTTTLVVTELPYQVNPDNLIQSIAEQVNEGKLKGISRIEDQSSDRVGMRIVVTLRRDAVAKVVLNNLYKHSQLQTSFGANMLSIVDGVPRTLRLDQMIRYYVAHQIDVIVRRTRYRLRKAEERAHILRGLVKALDALDEVIALIRRSANTDTARTGLIELLDIDEIQADAILAMQLRRLSALERQKIVDELAEIELEIADYKDILDKPERQRAIVRDELKEVVEKYGDERRTKIIAADGDVSDEDLIAREDVVVTITETGYAKRTKTDLYRSQRRGGKGVQGAGLKQDDIVKHFFVCSTHDWILFFTTKGRVYRAKAYELPEANRTARGQHVANLLAFQPEERIAQVIQLKTYEDAPYLVLATRNGLVKKSKLVDFDSNRSGGIAAINLRGEDELVGAQLCSSDDDLLLVSQKGQSIRFHADDETLRPMGRQTSGVQGMRFNADDTLLSLNVVRDDTYLLVATSGGYAKRTGMDDYPVQGRGGKGVLTIAHDRRRGELIGALIVDDDSELYAITSGGGVIRTAAKQVRKAGRQTKGVRLMNLDEGTTVIAIARNADEPEETDASE; from the coding sequence ATGACTGACACCACCCTGCCGCCCGCCGGCGGTGAAGGCGACCGCATCGAACCTGTCGATCTCGGCCAGGAGATGCAGAAGAGCTACATCGATTACGCGATGAGCGTGATCGTGGGCCGTGCGCTCCCCGAGGTGCGCGACGGCCTGAAGCCGGTGCACCGACGGCTCCTGTACGCATCCTTCGACGCCGGTTTCCGCCCCGACCGCAGCTACGTCAAGTCGGCGAAACCCGTTGCGGAGACGATGGGTAACTACCATCCGCACGGCGACACCGCGATCTACGACGCCCTGGTGCGTCTCGCGCAGCCGTGGTCGATGCGGTACCCCCTCATCGACGGCCAGGGCAACTTCGGCTCCCGCGGTAACGACGGCGCGGCCGCCATGCGTTACACCGAGGCGCGCCTGACGCCGCTCGCGATGGAGATGCTGCGCGACATCGGCGAGGAGACAGTCGATTTCACGCCGAACTACGACGGCAAGACCCAGGAGCCGACGGTTCTGCCCGCGCGGATCCCGAACCTCCTGATCAACGGATCCGGCGGTATCGCCGTCGGTATGGCCACCAACATGCCGCCGCACAACCTCAACGAGGTTGCCGACGCGGTGTTCTGGGCGCTCGAGCACCACGACGCCGACGACGAGACCACTCTCGCGGCCTGCATGGAGTGCATCAAGGGACCCGACTTCCCCACGGCCGGACTGATCGTCGGCAGCCAGGGGATCAGGGACGCCTACACCACCGGCCGCGGCAGCATCCGCATGCGCAGCGTCGTCGACATCGAGGAGAACAAGGGGACCACCACACTGGTGGTCACCGAGTTGCCCTACCAGGTCAACCCGGACAACCTGATCCAGTCGATCGCCGAGCAGGTCAACGAAGGAAAGCTCAAGGGCATCAGCCGGATCGAGGACCAGTCCTCGGACCGCGTCGGTATGCGCATCGTCGTCACGCTGCGTCGTGACGCGGTGGCCAAGGTCGTGCTGAACAACCTGTACAAGCACAGCCAGCTGCAGACCAGCTTCGGTGCCAACATGCTGTCCATCGTCGACGGCGTGCCCCGCACCCTGCGTCTCGACCAGATGATCCGCTACTACGTGGCGCATCAGATCGACGTGATCGTGCGTCGCACCCGGTACCGGTTGCGCAAGGCCGAGGAACGCGCTCATATCCTGCGCGGTCTGGTGAAAGCCCTTGACGCACTTGACGAAGTGATCGCCTTGATCCGCCGGTCGGCCAACACCGACACCGCGCGCACGGGCCTCATCGAGCTGCTCGACATCGACGAGATCCAGGCCGACGCCATCCTGGCGATGCAGCTGCGTCGCCTGTCGGCATTGGAACGTCAGAAGATCGTCGACGAACTCGCCGAGATCGAGCTCGAGATCGCCGATTACAAGGACATCCTCGACAAGCCGGAGCGCCAGCGCGCCATCGTGCGGGACGAGCTCAAGGAGGTCGTGGAGAAGTACGGCGACGAGCGTCGTACCAAGATCATCGCGGCCGACGGCGACGTCAGCGACGAGGACCTGATCGCCCGCGAGGACGTCGTCGTCACGATCACCGAGACCGGCTACGCCAAGCGCACCAAGACCGACCTCTACCGCAGCCAGCGTCGCGGCGGCAAGGGCGTTCAGGGTGCAGGTCTCAAGCAGGACGACATCGTCAAGCACTTCTTCGTCTGCTCGACCCACGACTGGATCCTGTTCTTCACCACCAAGGGTCGGGTGTACCGGGCGAAGGCCTATGAACTGCCCGAGGCCAACCGCACCGCGCGTGGCCAGCACGTCGCCAACCTCCTGGCCTTCCAGCCGGAGGAGCGCATCGCGCAGGTCATCCAGCTCAAAACCTACGAGGACGCGCCGTACCTGGTGCTCGCCACCCGGAACGGCCTGGTGAAGAAGTCCAAGCTCGTCGACTTCGACTCCAACCGCTCCGGCGGTATCGCCGCGATCAACCTGCGCGGCGAGGACGAACTGGTCGGTGCGCAGCTGTGCTCCTCCGACGACGATCTGCTGCTCGTCTCGCAGAAGGGCCAGTCGATCCGGTTCCACGCCGACGACGAGACCCTCCGCCCGATGGGCCGGCAGACCTCGGGTGTCCAGGGCATGCGGTTCAACGCCGACGACACCCTGTTGTCGCTCAACGTGGTTCGTGATGACACCTACCTGCTCGTCGCGACGTCGGGTGGCTACGCCAAGCGCACCGGCATGGACGACTACCCGGTCCAGGGTCGCGGCGGCAAGGGCGTGCTCACCATCGCCCACGATCGCCGGCGCGGTGAACTCATCGGCGCGCTCATCGTCGACGACGACTCGGAGCTGTACGCGATCACCTCGGGCGGCGGTGTCATCCGTACCGCGGCCAAGCAGGTCCGCAAGGCAGGGCGTCAGACCAAGGGTGTGCGTCTGATGAACCTCGACGAGGGGACCACCGTCATCGCGATCGCCCGCAACGCCGACGAGCCGGAGGAGACGGACGCCTCGGAGTAG
- a CDS encoding DUF3566 domain-containing protein, whose protein sequence is MSTPNEPNQEQNGRPSGNPSGPGTGTPTGGLVPPWQRGPGEDSPGSAPTEAFGREDDSRSNAQGNPGGPPPESRGGPPPRGVVTNSGTAAASMSGQQAPVTKLDSPRRPGSSVATEEPGFVESPTSTIDRDNLPGQDLPDLDRIHHTADLTKRPSEAPAAGAPSRVPPRSAPRQVGSGSALRAAVQLRRIDPWATFKIAAVLSFVGFFIWMIAVAVLYLIFDGMGIWDQVNNSFGTLVADESSTAGDVIGAGTVFGVAALLGAVNAILLTALATVGSYIYNICADLVGGAEVTLADLD, encoded by the coding sequence GTGAGCACACCGAACGAGCCGAACCAGGAGCAGAACGGGCGCCCGTCCGGGAACCCGTCCGGTCCCGGTACGGGGACACCGACCGGTGGGCTGGTGCCGCCGTGGCAGCGCGGACCGGGTGAGGATTCCCCCGGTTCCGCACCGACCGAGGCGTTCGGGCGTGAGGACGACTCGCGCTCGAACGCGCAGGGCAATCCCGGCGGTCCGCCGCCTGAGTCCAGGGGCGGCCCGCCGCCGCGGGGCGTCGTGACCAACAGCGGCACTGCTGCCGCCAGCATGAGCGGCCAGCAGGCGCCCGTCACCAAGCTCGACAGTCCGCGTCGGCCGGGTTCGTCCGTCGCGACCGAGGAGCCCGGCTTCGTCGAGTCGCCGACGAGCACCATCGACCGCGACAACCTGCCCGGCCAGGATCTGCCCGATCTGGATCGGATCCACCACACGGCCGATCTGACGAAGCGTCCTTCGGAGGCTCCGGCTGCCGGGGCACCGTCGCGGGTCCCGCCGCGGTCGGCACCGCGTCAGGTCGGGTCGGGTTCGGCGTTGCGGGCCGCGGTGCAGCTGCGTCGGATCGATCCGTGGGCGACGTTCAAGATCGCCGCGGTGCTGTCGTTCGTCGGGTTCTTCATCTGGATGATCGCGGTCGCCGTGCTGTACCTGATCTTCGACGGCATGGGCATCTGGGATCAGGTGAACAACAGCTTCGGAACGCTCGTGGCGGACGAATCGAGCACCGCGGGGGATGTCATCGGGGCGGGCACCGTTTTCGGCGTGGCAGCGCTTCTGGGGGCCGTCAACGCCATCCTGCTGACGGCGCTCGCGACGGTCGGCAGCTACATCTACAACATCTGTGCCGACCTCGTCGGCGGTGCCGAGGTGACACTCGCGGACCTCGACTGA
- a CDS encoding dihydrofolate reductase family protein translates to MRELVYYVAVSLDGYIAGPNGEFDAFLVEGDHMVGINERFADTIPTDYAAALGIDQSGGGFDTVLMGADTYAVGLPEAPSPYRHLDQYVFTHRKPEPVDGVTFTDRDPVELVRELKSRSGKDIWLCGGGSLATQLIGEIDRLVLKRQPLLFGDGIPLFASGAYKPERFELVSSRDFETGVSFTEYVRA, encoded by the coding sequence TTGCGAGAACTCGTGTACTACGTGGCGGTGAGCCTCGACGGGTACATCGCAGGGCCGAACGGCGAGTTCGACGCCTTTCTCGTCGAGGGCGACCACATGGTCGGCATCAACGAGCGCTTCGCCGACACGATCCCGACCGACTACGCGGCGGCCCTCGGGATCGACCAGAGCGGCGGCGGCTTCGACACCGTCCTCATGGGCGCCGACACCTACGCGGTCGGCCTGCCGGAGGCGCCGAGTCCCTACCGGCATCTCGACCAGTACGTGTTCACCCACCGAAAGCCGGAACCGGTCGACGGCGTGACGTTCACCGACCGCGATCCCGTGGAACTCGTGCGAGAGCTGAAGTCCCGGAGCGGCAAGGACATCTGGCTCTGCGGGGGCGGGTCGCTGGCGACGCAGTTGATCGGCGAGATCGATCGTCTGGTGCTCAAGAGGCAGCCGCTGCTCTTCGGCGACGGGATCCCACTGTTCGCATCCGGGGCGTACAAACCAGAACGGTTCGAACTCGTCAGCAGCCGGGACTTCGAGACCGGGGTGTCGTTCACCGAATATGTCCGCGCCTGA
- a CDS encoding TetR/AcrR family transcriptional regulator codes for MARNDERRRALADAGLTVLATAGARGLTHRAVDREAGVPQGTTTNYFRNRAALLQGLVERIGERLAPSDEFIAARAGQSPSQKLFAEYLRNIVERLLANREVTIALIELRLEGIRRPEVAEIIGEWRRSGFAGDVAFNEQAGLPGSAREIALFHYAVDGLVLDRLTGPLMPDESLDDIVDALVDGLLPA; via the coding sequence ATGGCCCGAAACGACGAACGACGCCGCGCCCTCGCCGACGCAGGACTGACGGTGCTCGCGACAGCGGGCGCACGCGGACTCACCCATCGCGCCGTGGACCGGGAGGCGGGCGTTCCGCAGGGCACGACGACGAACTACTTCCGAAACCGCGCAGCGTTGCTCCAGGGGCTCGTGGAGCGCATCGGTGAGCGACTGGCGCCCAGCGACGAGTTCATCGCCGCACGGGCAGGCCAGTCGCCCAGTCAGAAGCTGTTTGCCGAGTATCTGCGCAACATCGTCGAACGTCTCCTCGCAAACCGAGAGGTGACGATCGCCCTGATCGAATTACGGCTCGAGGGCATCCGCCGACCCGAGGTGGCCGAGATCATCGGCGAGTGGCGACGCTCGGGGTTCGCCGGCGACGTGGCGTTCAACGAACAGGCGGGTCTGCCAGGGTCCGCGCGCGAGATCGCACTCTTCCACTACGCGGTCGACGGTCTGGTCCTCGACCGGCTCACCGGGCCGTTGATGCCCGATGAATCGCTCGACGACATCGTCGACGCGCTGGTCGACGGATTGCTACCGGCTTAG
- a CDS encoding type 1 glutamine amidotransferase domain-containing protein, giving the protein MTQNILFVMTGADAWTLNDGSSHKTGFWAEEAVAPLEVFREAGFAVTVATPGGVRPPVDEGSLSPDAAGSVERADELRKVIDTAPEIQNPISLSDVNVADYDAVFVPGGHGPMEDLAVDADAGALLIAADRAKKTIGIVCHGPAILLAAKGEDGVNVFSGRTVTCFGNAEEQQAGLADKAPWLLENRLTQEGFKVTLGLPWTVHTQADGNLLTGQNPASSEKLAREVLHRVKKVAEESA; this is encoded by the coding sequence ATGACACAGAACATTCTCTTCGTCATGACCGGCGCCGACGCATGGACGCTGAACGACGGATCGAGTCACAAGACCGGCTTCTGGGCCGAGGAGGCGGTGGCGCCACTCGAAGTGTTCCGGGAGGCCGGATTCGCGGTGACCGTCGCGACGCCGGGCGGCGTGCGTCCCCCGGTCGACGAGGGCAGCCTCAGCCCCGACGCCGCCGGATCCGTCGAGCGCGCCGACGAACTCCGCAAGGTGATCGACACCGCCCCCGAAATCCAGAATCCGATCTCCCTATCCGATGTGAACGTCGCCGACTACGACGCGGTGTTCGTACCCGGCGGCCACGGGCCGATGGAGGATCTCGCGGTGGACGCCGACGCCGGCGCACTCCTCATCGCTGCCGACCGGGCCAAGAAGACCATCGGCATCGTCTGTCACGGACCCGCGATCCTGTTGGCTGCCAAGGGCGAGGACGGCGTCAACGTCTTCTCCGGCCGTACGGTGACCTGCTTCGGCAACGCCGAGGAACAGCAGGCCGGACTCGCCGACAAGGCGCCCTGGCTCCTCGAGAACCGGCTCACACAAGAGGGTTTCAAGGTCACGCTCGGACTGCCGTGGACGGTGCACACCCAGGCCGACGGCAACCTGCTCACCGGACAGAACCCCGCGTCATCGGAGAAGCTGGCACGCGAGGTCCTGCACCGCGTGAAGAAGGTCGCAGAGGAATCCGCGTAG
- a CDS encoding SDR family NAD(P)-dependent oxidoreductase, translated as MASEKRTIVLTGASDGIGAIAARALAGPSTNLILVGRNPRKLAPIAAETGATSFTADFADLAQVRDLAAQISGSVESIDVLMNNAGGTFDHKDRTADGHEPNFQINHLAPFLLTHLLRDRLAAAGSSLVLNTASVGNLAGSVDLDDLDFENRRALALRPYGTAKLMNILFTRGISQRWTDDKIFSAAVHPGPAATSFGRDSRFVGLAYRSPITRLVTITPEQGAAPLIALAERGADPSINGVYFSRHKPNGLENRQAHDQKLIDGLWTKSAELTGLT; from the coding sequence ATGGCCAGTGAGAAGCGGACCATCGTCCTCACCGGCGCCAGCGACGGCATCGGTGCCATCGCGGCCCGCGCGCTCGCCGGGCCGTCGACGAACCTGATCCTCGTCGGCCGAAACCCGAGGAAACTCGCGCCCATCGCGGCCGAGACCGGCGCGACGTCGTTCACCGCCGACTTCGCCGACCTCGCCCAGGTGCGTGATCTCGCCGCGCAGATCTCCGGCAGCGTCGAGTCCATCGACGTCCTGATGAACAACGCCGGCGGCACCTTCGATCACAAGGACCGCACGGCGGACGGCCACGAGCCTAACTTCCAGATCAATCACCTCGCCCCGTTCCTGCTGACCCACCTGCTGCGCGACCGGTTGGCCGCGGCCGGTTCGTCGCTGGTCCTGAACACGGCGAGCGTCGGCAATCTGGCCGGCAGCGTCGATCTCGACGACCTCGACTTCGAGAACCGGCGAGCACTGGCCCTCCGTCCCTACGGCACGGCGAAGCTGATGAACATCCTGTTCACCCGCGGCATCTCGCAGCGCTGGACCGACGACAAGATCTTTTCGGCCGCAGTACATCCGGGTCCGGCTGCGACGAGCTTCGGACGGGACTCGCGCTTCGTCGGACTCGCCTATCGCTCCCCGATCACCCGCCTGGTGACCATCACCCCCGAGCAGGGCGCCGCACCGCTGATCGCCCTCGCCGAACGCGGGGCGGATCCCTCGATCAACGGCGTGTACTTCAGCCGCCACAAGCCGAACGGGCTCGAGAACCGGCAAGCCCACGACCAGAAGCTCATCGACGGTCTGTGGACGAAGTCGGCGGAACTCACAGGGCTCACCTGA
- a CDS encoding type B 50S ribosomal protein L31 translates to MKKNIHPDYHPVIIRDASTGTEFLTRSTATSSATSVWSDGNTYPLIVVDVTSASHPFYTGVATIPDVAGRVEKFHRRYPHLNQ, encoded by the coding sequence ATGAAGAAGAACATCCACCCCGACTACCACCCGGTCATCATCCGGGATGCATCCACCGGAACCGAGTTCCTCACCAGATCCACCGCGACCTCGTCGGCGACGAGCGTGTGGTCGGACGGAAACACCTACCCGCTCATCGTCGTCGACGTCACCAGTGCCTCACACCCGTTCTACACCGGAGTGGCGACGATCCCGGATGTCGCGGGACGCGTCGAGAAGTTCCATCGACGCTATCCGCACCTGAATCAGTGA
- the rpmB gene encoding 50S ribosomal protein L28, which produces MSRRCQVTGREPGFGKQVSHSHRRTSRRWDPNIQRKRYFVPSEGRYITLRVSAKGISTIDRHGIESVLRTMRARGEKI; this is translated from the coding sequence ATGTCTCGTCGATGCCAAGTCACCGGGCGCGAACCGGGCTTCGGCAAGCAGGTCTCGCATTCCCATCGGCGCACATCTCGTCGCTGGGACCCGAACATCCAGCGCAAGCGGTACTTCGTGCCCAGCGAGGGGCGGTACATCACCCTTCGGGTCAGTGCGAAGGGGATCTCGACCATCGACCGTCACGGGATCGAATCCGTGCTGCGCACCATGCGTGCACGCGGGGAGAAGATCTGA
- the rpmG gene encoding 50S ribosomal protein L33 — translation MARNEIRPIVKLRSTAGTGYTYVTRKNRRNDPDRMVLRKYDPVIRAHVDFKEDR, via the coding sequence ATGGCGCGCAACGAGATCCGGCCCATCGTCAAGCTCCGGTCGACGGCCGGCACCGGATACACCTACGTCACCCGCAAGAACCGTCGCAATGACCCGGACCGGATGGTGCTCCGCAAGTACGACCCGGTCATCCGTGCCCACGTCGACTTCAAGGAGGACCGCTGA
- the rpsN gene encoding 30S ribosomal protein S14 — MAKKSKIVRNEQRREVVARYADLRAELKRTIVAPDSTGAERAEAQRRLHALPRDASPTRLRNRDAIDGRPRGYIGKAGLSRVRFRELAHRGELPGIHKSSW; from the coding sequence ATGGCGAAGAAATCCAAGATCGTCCGCAACGAACAGCGTCGCGAGGTGGTGGCCAGATACGCCGACCTCCGCGCCGAACTCAAGCGGACCATCGTCGCACCCGACTCCACCGGCGCCGAACGGGCGGAGGCCCAGCGTCGCCTGCACGCCCTGCCACGCGATGCGAGCCCGACGCGCCTGCGCAACCGGGACGCCATCGACGGCCGGCCCCGCGGCTACATCGGCAAGGCCGGGTTGTCGCGGGTGCGGTTCCGCGAACTCGCGCATCGCGGTGAGCTGCCCGGCATCCACAAGTCCAGCTGGTGA
- the rpsR gene encoding 30S ribosomal protein S18 gives MKRRPRRDDERPVRKKNQLSALGVRADGRNPVDYKDVQLLRQFLSDKGRIRSRRLTGLTPQQQRQVATAIRNAREMALLPYNSR, from the coding sequence ATGAAACGCAGACCACGCCGCGACGACGAACGTCCGGTCCGCAAAAAGAATCAGCTGTCCGCGCTCGGCGTCCGGGCCGACGGCCGGAACCCGGTGGACTACAAAGACGTTCAACTTCTCCGCCAGTTCCTCAGTGACAAGGGACGGATCCGGAGTCGACGGCTCACCGGCCTGACACCGCAGCAACAGCGCCAGGTCGCCACCGCGATCCGCAACGCCCGGGAGATGGCGTTACTGCCCTACAACTCTCGCTGA
- a CDS encoding DUF4190 domain-containing protein yields the protein MTSDDERSPNTPTSPGGASERARELWSMSDDATPRETESTRTGPTGAGSPSPGSAGPAPTGGSHGTAPWERVPSAPISAPSPPRGRDLPDSGRPGPRGPLPPAPGAPAGPGGPASSQRSGPPPGGPRPPGPGGPGQPGGPRPQPSRSNGPGPAGDPGAPPRPAGAYTTGPRPRPVPGTPPGNPGPLTPGGRPPAGHRPPPGAKPVSPQGNPLQGNPTQWTGAPRPDTLGGRPGTAPSRPEPPRSHLDALEDETRRSDAADATVFVKPSAAPAKQNDDTPGNDDRTTFTPVSQAYSANTNPAFEDDPEDNVAPQSGPRLNRLAVWALILSGLGITFPIGLVLGYRARAQIRRTRGQTGLPFADVAIWLGWAYLGVLVFGLLVYSWILFAA from the coding sequence GTGACCTCAGACGACGAGCGCTCTCCGAACACGCCCACCTCTCCCGGTGGCGCGTCCGAGCGGGCACGCGAGCTGTGGTCGATGTCCGACGACGCGACGCCGCGCGAGACCGAATCCACCCGGACCGGCCCGACCGGCGCGGGTTCTCCGAGCCCCGGTTCCGCGGGCCCGGCTCCCACCGGCGGCTCCCACGGCACCGCACCCTGGGAGCGTGTGCCGAGCGCACCGATCAGCGCTCCCTCGCCTCCCCGCGGACGCGACCTGCCCGATTCGGGACGTCCCGGCCCTCGCGGCCCCCTGCCGCCCGCGCCAGGCGCTCCGGCAGGCCCCGGCGGCCCGGCATCGTCCCAGCGGTCCGGTCCCCCGCCCGGCGGTCCCCGTCCTCCCGGTCCGGGCGGCCCCGGTCAGCCCGGCGGTCCCCGTCCGCAACCTTCGCGCTCGAACGGTCCCGGCCCGGCCGGTGACCCGGGTGCTCCTCCGCGTCCGGCCGGCGCCTACACGACCGGCCCGCGTCCGCGACCGGTTCCCGGCACTCCGCCGGGCAACCCCGGACCGTTGACTCCCGGCGGCCGGCCCCCGGCCGGACACCGCCCACCGCCTGGCGCCAAACCTGTTTCGCCACAAGGGAATCCGCTGCAGGGCAACCCGACGCAGTGGACCGGCGCACCGCGGCCCGACACCCTCGGCGGCCGTCCGGGAACGGCACCCTCGCGGCCCGAACCTCCCCGGTCGCACCTCGATGCGCTCGAGGACGAGACCCGGCGCTCCGACGCAGCCGACGCCACCGTCTTCGTCAAGCCGTCGGCCGCCCCGGCGAAGCAGAACGACGACACGCCCGGCAACGACGACCGCACGACCTTCACACCGGTGTCCCAGGCCTACTCTGCGAACACCAACCCAGCATTCGAGGACGATCCGGAGGACAACGTGGCTCCCCAATCCGGCCCACGCCTCAATCGCTTGGCCGTGTGGGCCCTGATCCTCTCGGGGCTCGGCATCACGTTCCCGATCGGGCTCGTACTCGGATACCGCGCGCGTGCTCAGATCCGACGCACCCGTGGGCAGACCGGACTGCCCTTCGCCGACGTCGCGATCTGGCTGGGCTGGGCCTATCTCGGCGTCCTGGTGTTCGGCCTGCTGGTCTACAGCTGGATCCTTTTCGCCGCCTGA